GGGCGACGTCGGCGGGCGCGAGCGTCGCGTACAAGTCCGACGCCAGGATGTTCGTCGAGGTGCCGATAAGCGTGAGCGTCCCGCCGAACATCGACGCGTAGCTCAGCGGGAGCAGCAGTTTGGAGGGCGAGGTCTGACTCCGTTCGGCGAGGTCCGTCACCATCGGGAGGAGGATGGCGACCGCCGCGGTGTTGTTGATCAGCCCGGAGATGGGGCCGACGACGCCGATCGTCGCGGCGAGTTGCTTCGTCTCGTCGCCGCGGGTGATGCTGGCGATGAACGCGCCGAGGCGCTGGACGATCCCGGTCATCCGGACGCCCTCCGACAGCACGAACATCGCGAGGACCGTCAGGGTCGCGGGATTCGCGAACCCAGACAGCCCCTGCTCGACGGTGACCAACTCGAACGGCGCCGCGAGCAGGCCGACCTCTGCGAGCGCCGTCGAGAGGGGGCCGGCGAGCAGCAGCGTCACGAGCACGCCGATGGCCGTGATGTCGACCGGGAACGGTTCGGTGACGAACAGCACGAGGGCCGCGAGGATCACGACGAAGACGAACAGGATCTCCGGCGTGAGGACCTCGGGCACGAGCACGGGCGAACCGACGCCCGGCGGCCGGAAAAAGGGTACGGGACCGTTGGCGGCGTCGGCGTTCGATCCGACCGATCTCGTCACCCGCGTTCGCTCACCGACGGAACTGTCCGGCAGGTTATACGGCCAGAGGACCAATCATTAGGGATGGCAGACGACAAGCAGGGACGCGACAAGCAGGCTCACGACTCGGAGAAGCGGCGACGAGCACGCGAGATCGCGATCGAACTGGAGCGTGGAGACGAGCCGGAACCGCCGGTCGAGCAAAGCGACGTCGAAGCGCTCGTGGCGGACCTGGCGTCGGTCGCGTTCCCGGCGACGGGGGCGGACATCGTGGCGGCCGTCGGCGACCGTGAGATCGGCGGAGTCGAAGAGACCTACACCGTCGAAGAGCTGATCCCGGAGTCCGACCACGAGACGTTCGACTCGCCGACAGCGGTCGGCGTGCACGTCCGGCGGCCGACGGTCGCCTCGGCGATGAAGCGGATCGTCGAGGCCGTCGACACGCTCCCGAACGCGAGACTCGACGGGTCACAGCGCGAGGGGTACGAGCGGACGCTCCGAGAGCTGGCGGCGATCGACGCCGTCGACGAGGACGAGGGGATCCCGGTGGTCACCGACTGGATCGTCGAGCAGATCCACGAGAAGCGCGCCCTCCCGGGGTCGCGGTCGGTCCGCAGGGAGGCGGCGTCGTTCTGCCGGGCCAACGGGTACGAGGTCCGCAACGACGAGTGGCTCGGGGTCTGAGCGGCCGCACCCCCGCCGTGGTGCGTCGTCGCCGTCCCCGACCGGCCGCCGACGTCGGTCTCGCCGGAGCTACTCTCGCCCGAGGTACGCGTCGAGTTCGCGCTCGATGATGTCCGTGACGCGCTCGGCGTACGTCCACAGCGCCGCGTTGATCCGCTCTTCGGTGGCGTCGTCGAGGTCGTCGACGCCCCGGAGCACCGAGTCCCTCGTCACCTGCGGGTGGTAGACGCAGACGACGCCCAGCGAGTCGGTCGCGTCGCCGGCGACGTCGGCGTGCACGCCGTACTGGTCGGTCCCCCAGACGCCGTCGCCGCCGTGGCGCTCCAACAGGGAGTCGACCGCGTCGAGCAGCCGGAGTTCCTCCGTCGAGAGGATCGGGTCGGTCCCCTCGAACAGTTCGGTGTACGCCTCGCTGCGGGCGCTGGTGGTCCACTCGTCGAGCTGGGAACGAACCTCGTGTACGAGTTGCCGGTCTGTTTCGTCCATCCCCTACGTAGTCCCCCAGTGACAATTAACGTGGTGCCGACCTGCGCGGTCGGCGGTGCGTCCGACACCGGTCGCGTGACCCGCCTACAATTCCTCCTCGGCCAACTCCATGTCCGCGACGATGTCGTACGGGTGGTGGTCCTTGCGGATCCCGTCGAGGATGCGGAACGCGTCGTCGGGCGCGAGGAAGTGGCGACACACCGCCCGCCCGAGCGGCGTCGGCGACAGGCCG
The DNA window shown above is from Halobaculum marinum and carries:
- a CDS encoding DUF7539 family protein produces the protein MDETDRQLVHEVRSQLDEWTTSARSEAYTELFEGTDPILSTEELRLLDAVDSLLERHGGDGVWGTDQYGVHADVAGDATDSLGVVCVYHPQVTRDSVLRGVDDLDDATEERINAALWTYAERVTDIIERELDAYLGRE